From the genome of Candidatus Kapaibacterium sp., one region includes:
- a CDS encoding D-alanine--D-alanine ligase, with amino-acid sequence MRVAVLLGGISPERNISLLSGRWVTAALRERGHEVLPLDPARGAHALLSDAELENLSSHLPSEEELRAFSPWALAECISSPLLDDVDVVFPVLHGPYGEDGRLQVLLELRGIPYVGSTSTASAVAADKHLAKLLFVAAGIPTPRWIALAPEQLQQPGILEDIRSELGAHLVVKPNDQGSTVGTTFLHDPTEEELEAALQHAARYSDLVIVERYIEGRELTVAILGEEALPIVEILPSSGVYDYEHKYTPGKTGYICPAELPEDIAEFTQNLALSAHRIIGCRHFSRVDFRLDADGQLFCLELNTIPGMTSMSLVPRAAQAAGIEFPELCERLVQMALEDSRR; translated from the coding sequence GTGCGCGTCGCTGTGCTCTTAGGCGGGATATCCCCAGAACGCAACATCTCGCTCCTCAGCGGACGATGGGTCACAGCTGCACTGCGGGAACGCGGCCATGAAGTGCTCCCGTTAGACCCAGCGCGAGGCGCTCATGCCCTGCTGAGCGATGCAGAGCTAGAAAACCTCAGCTCCCACCTGCCGTCAGAGGAAGAACTCCGAGCGTTCTCCCCTTGGGCGTTAGCCGAGTGCATTAGCTCTCCTCTGCTCGACGATGTTGATGTCGTCTTCCCCGTGCTGCATGGTCCGTACGGTGAGGATGGTCGGCTACAGGTCCTGCTAGAACTCCGCGGCATCCCGTACGTCGGCAGCACCTCAACCGCCAGTGCGGTAGCGGCAGACAAGCATTTAGCAAAACTCCTCTTCGTCGCTGCCGGTATCCCCACACCACGTTGGATAGCATTAGCCCCCGAACAGCTCCAGCAGCCTGGTATTCTGGAAGACATCCGGTCAGAGCTGGGAGCCCATCTGGTAGTGAAGCCCAACGACCAAGGCTCCACCGTGGGAACCACTTTCCTCCACGACCCAACGGAGGAGGAATTGGAAGCAGCCCTCCAACATGCTGCTCGCTACTCGGACTTGGTCATCGTGGAGCGGTACATCGAAGGCCGAGAACTCACCGTTGCTATCCTTGGAGAGGAGGCGCTCCCAATTGTCGAAATCCTACCCAGCTCTGGCGTCTACGACTACGAGCACAAGTACACACCCGGGAAGACGGGCTATATCTGTCCCGCAGAGCTACCGGAGGACATCGCAGAGTTTACGCAGAACTTAGCCCTATCGGCCCACCGTATCATCGGCTGCCGGCATTTCAGCCGAGTAGACTTCCGGCTCGACGCCGATGGACAGCTCTTCTGCTTGGAGCTCAACACAATCCCAGGCATGACGTCCATGAGCCTGGTCCCGAGAGCGGCACAGGCTGCGGGGATAGAGTTCCCAGAGCTATGCGAGCGCTTAGTCCAGATGGCTTTAGAAGATTCGCGGCGGTAG
- a CDS encoding O-methyltransferase, which yields MAQASQSTPTTPEILAYIQRHFSAEDEFLARLRQEAKARGFPEIWIAPEQGAFLQVLLRAVGARRVLEIGTLVGYSAIMMARALPPDGELVTLEWDPERAAFARQAIQRAGLAGKVRVECADAREWLRSFSPPEPLDFVFIDADKESYTLYVELCLPLLRVGGIICGDNACAWGQIASESDAPEVQALREFNLRMATHPQLQSCFVPLGDGMVLGLRRW from the coding sequence ATGGCTCAAGCGTCGCAATCAACACCCACAACCCCAGAGATTCTGGCGTACATCCAGCGCCACTTCTCAGCGGAGGATGAGTTCCTAGCTCGGCTTCGTCAGGAGGCCAAAGCAAGGGGGTTCCCCGAAATCTGGATTGCTCCTGAGCAAGGAGCATTTCTGCAGGTGCTGCTACGTGCTGTGGGAGCACGGCGGGTACTGGAGATCGGCACTCTGGTGGGCTATTCGGCTATCATGATGGCACGCGCACTACCCCCAGACGGGGAGCTAGTGACACTAGAGTGGGACCCTGAACGAGCAGCCTTCGCCCGCCAAGCGATTCAGCGGGCGGGCTTGGCGGGGAAGGTACGGGTTGAATGCGCCGATGCCCGCGAATGGCTCCGAAGCTTCAGTCCGCCGGAGCCACTGGATTTCGTCTTCATTGACGCGGACAAGGAGAGCTACACGCTGTACGTAGAGCTTTGCTTGCCGCTCCTGCGAGTCGGTGGTATCATCTGCGGAGACAACGCGTGTGCATGGGGGCAGATCGCATCCGAGTCCGATGCACCGGAAGTCCAGGCGCTACGCGAGTTCAACCTTCGAATGGCGACGCATCCGCAGCTCCAAAGCTGCTTTGTGCCGTTGGGCGATGGCATGGTGTTAGGACTGCGGCGCTGGTGA
- a CDS encoding FG-GAP repeat protein, with amino-acid sequence MRALSPDGFRRFAAVALFCTGVVLPAAAQRGLSFDELARLLEPYFDHALIADIRTQLPLGASYEIWGWDAGDFSGDGYPDLALTVFIPKERQQRVRVYAFVDQDGFLLNVAQFIVPFISLPLEVGIAIRDTICYITQKFQNNRWSLRGYRYWLGHFLLWEELTLETAGERSSEQLTYYRSLERIHRRFQGGRKVAERRAIVLPAYPRRQRPLGVTFTDATCGVVDYVPRGAYYWHGPEDAALRLRATYDEYYLYLAVWVADSELTLARCDTCPADMLRLWFARSYVDTSATPSVGRRRRPSRPVERWETLEISLRLGDFADTPPQLFLHTPSQTPFQADLWRRAKAIVSRRPEGYVAKLRLPLLLLSDSLDAFGSSQLTLRFAVELTDVDNEFRPEESSWLCTSSDFSPQDPTTYAELLFLPPGQVYGESVNVWADAIVDELLRLGF; translated from the coding sequence ATGCGAGCGCTTAGTCCAGATGGCTTTAGAAGATTCGCGGCGGTAGCGCTCTTCTGCACTGGGGTCGTGCTGCCAGCGGCCGCTCAACGAGGGCTTTCGTTCGATGAGCTCGCCCGGTTACTGGAACCGTACTTCGACCATGCCCTCATTGCCGACATCCGTACCCAGCTACCACTTGGGGCCTCATATGAAATCTGGGGCTGGGATGCCGGAGATTTTTCCGGCGACGGCTATCCGGATCTCGCCCTAACGGTCTTCATCCCCAAGGAGCGGCAGCAGCGCGTCCGTGTCTATGCATTCGTTGACCAGGATGGCTTCTTGCTGAACGTCGCACAGTTCATCGTACCCTTCATCAGTCTCCCGCTGGAGGTCGGCATAGCCATCCGAGACACCATCTGCTACATCACGCAGAAGTTCCAGAACAACCGCTGGAGCCTGCGAGGCTACCGCTACTGGCTCGGACACTTCCTGCTGTGGGAGGAGCTAACCTTGGAGACCGCGGGCGAGCGCTCTTCGGAGCAGCTCACTTACTACCGCTCCTTGGAACGCATCCATCGCCGCTTCCAAGGCGGACGTAAGGTTGCAGAACGCCGTGCCATCGTGCTTCCAGCATACCCACGCCGACAACGCCCTCTGGGAGTTACCTTCACCGACGCTACCTGCGGAGTCGTGGACTACGTCCCACGAGGAGCCTACTACTGGCACGGTCCAGAGGACGCTGCTCTACGGCTACGTGCCACTTACGACGAGTACTACCTCTACCTCGCCGTCTGGGTGGCGGACAGTGAGTTGACACTTGCCCGCTGCGACACCTGCCCTGCCGATATGCTCCGCCTCTGGTTCGCCCGCAGCTACGTTGACACATCCGCTACCCCTTCGGTCGGCCGACGACGGCGTCCTTCCCGCCCCGTAGAACGCTGGGAAACCCTTGAGATCAGCCTACGACTCGGGGACTTCGCCGATACCCCGCCCCAGCTCTTCCTCCATACCCCATCCCAAACTCCTTTCCAGGCTGACCTGTGGCGCCGCGCGAAGGCCATCGTCTCCCGACGCCCAGAAGGATACGTCGCTAAGCTCCGGCTGCCACTCCTCCTTCTGTCGGACTCGCTGGACGCGTTCGGTAGCAGCCAGCTCACACTTCGGTTTGCTGTAGAGCTCACTGATGTCGACAACGAGTTCCGCCCTGAGGAGAGCTCATGGCTCTGTACCTCATCGGACTTCTCCCCGCAGGACCCCACTACATACGCCGAGCTGCTCTTCCTGCCGCCAGGACAGGTCTACGGGGAGAGTGTCAACGTGTGGGCCGATGCCATCGTGGATGAGCTGCTTCGACTCGGCTTTTAG
- a CDS encoding MlaD family protein, with protein sequence MSEQQRLELKVGLITLGAIALFLLGITWARGVRVGGAERELRIRFPQAAGLEVGAPVFVNGVRQGSVVGIELQGATVLVDVRLAGNVRLARDASARIGLQELTGGRKIDIFPGTASEALPPGAEIPGTAAPDVAELLVTLGRLSEELQRFTARLDTAVARLLTTEAQQQLRQTIADVAVTARLLREFSERYRETLGQGVEDVTAIAAELRELLSRNRLAVESTLANLQQLSAAAGRTLGNADTLIAELRSTSARLAALLDRLSEGRSIASRLLYDEEFARQADSALALIRSFLGQIQQHGVNVNVRLGTRP encoded by the coding sequence GTGAGCGAGCAGCAGCGATTAGAGCTTAAGGTAGGCCTGATTACACTGGGTGCGATCGCGCTCTTCCTGTTAGGCATCACGTGGGCGCGGGGTGTTCGTGTTGGGGGTGCGGAACGGGAGCTGCGCATCCGCTTTCCACAAGCAGCGGGGTTGGAGGTAGGGGCTCCCGTGTTCGTCAATGGGGTGCGGCAGGGTAGCGTCGTTGGCATAGAACTCCAGGGTGCGACGGTGCTTGTAGATGTGCGATTGGCAGGGAATGTCCGACTGGCCCGCGATGCCTCAGCTCGAATTGGGCTCCAAGAGCTCACAGGCGGTCGCAAGATCGACATCTTCCCTGGAACGGCATCGGAAGCTCTGCCTCCAGGAGCGGAGATCCCTGGCACTGCGGCTCCAGATGTCGCGGAGCTCTTGGTTACGCTTGGGCGCCTGAGCGAGGAGTTGCAGCGCTTCACTGCTCGGCTAGACACAGCCGTTGCGCGGTTGTTGACAACAGAGGCACAGCAGCAGTTACGGCAGACCATCGCCGATGTAGCAGTCACAGCCCGTCTGCTGCGGGAGTTCAGTGAACGGTACCGCGAGACCTTAGGGCAAGGGGTTGAGGATGTCACAGCGATAGCGGCGGAGTTGCGGGAACTTCTGAGCCGGAACCGACTTGCCGTGGAGTCAACCCTCGCGAATCTCCAGCAGCTCTCAGCAGCAGCAGGCCGCACGCTGGGCAATGCGGATACTCTAATAGCGGAACTGCGGTCTACTTCGGCTCGGCTGGCGGCGCTCTTAGATCGCCTCTCTGAGGGTAGGAGCATTGCCTCTCGGCTGCTCTACGACGAGGAGTTTGCCCGTCAGGCGGATTCCGCGCTTGCTCTTATCCGAAGCTTCCTTGGGCAGATTCAGCAGCACGGTGTCAACGTCAACGTGCGCTTGGGGACCCGGCCGTAG
- a CDS encoding OmpA family protein, with the protein MSLSLLWGGLLQSVGQNWSRPASSLRPGEPVFADVWRIDARLYPEEVRLFVRVRDNAGAPITHLAPPHAGPEWRQYWADLREQLGLSQVPIDSFSVREFNEWDTLSYAFVLALDRSGSMSSVLPALQAAAEGFIHGKRSTDLLTLAFFGERMEVLSPFERDAGRLVAQLRRSKLLDVGVYTAVYDALLQGVRLLQAVEAPLRVLVLFSDGDDNSSQATALQVYEAARAADVRIFTLGFGYTQDSLLAALAAYTGGRYYALTRPEELQAALSDIYRSLRNFYLVRYRPPVYAGLHRVAVTLHIGGDTVQAHGEYDTAPITPFDTVGKQFERIILFDYDKATLRPEAIPIIDELAELLRRYPRVRLEVQGHTDNIGTPEYNQRLSEARAQAVVEALVERGIDRRRLRPRGFGMTMPVAPNDTEENRQRNRRTVFKIIAK; encoded by the coding sequence GTGAGCCTCTCGTTGCTCTGGGGAGGCCTGCTACAGAGTGTGGGCCAGAACTGGAGCCGTCCGGCCTCTAGCCTCCGTCCAGGGGAACCTGTCTTCGCCGATGTCTGGCGGATTGATGCCCGCTTGTACCCGGAGGAGGTGCGACTCTTTGTGCGGGTCCGGGATAATGCGGGGGCCCCGATCACGCACTTAGCCCCGCCTCATGCCGGACCGGAGTGGCGCCAATACTGGGCAGACCTGCGCGAACAATTAGGACTGTCGCAAGTCCCAATCGACAGCTTCAGCGTGCGGGAATTCAACGAGTGGGATACGCTCAGCTACGCGTTCGTGCTAGCGTTGGACCGCAGCGGTTCCATGAGTTCGGTACTCCCAGCGCTTCAGGCAGCGGCTGAAGGATTCATCCACGGCAAGCGCTCCACCGACCTCTTGACCTTGGCTTTCTTCGGGGAGCGAATGGAAGTCCTCAGTCCCTTCGAACGGGACGCTGGGCGCCTCGTTGCACAGCTTCGGCGGTCGAAGCTCCTCGACGTGGGGGTCTACACGGCCGTCTACGACGCGCTCTTACAGGGCGTTCGCCTGCTGCAGGCAGTAGAGGCGCCTCTGCGGGTGCTAGTGCTCTTCTCTGATGGGGACGACAACAGCTCCCAGGCGACGGCACTCCAGGTCTACGAAGCAGCCCGTGCGGCGGATGTGCGAATCTTCACGCTCGGCTTCGGATACACGCAGGATTCCCTTTTAGCGGCTCTTGCCGCGTATACCGGGGGACGGTACTATGCACTCACCCGTCCAGAGGAGCTCCAGGCAGCGCTGAGCGATATCTACCGCAGTCTGCGGAACTTCTACCTTGTGCGCTACCGTCCGCCAGTGTACGCGGGACTCCATCGGGTAGCGGTGACCCTCCACATCGGCGGGGATACGGTACAGGCTCACGGTGAGTACGACACAGCCCCGATTACGCCGTTCGACACCGTCGGGAAGCAGTTCGAGCGCATCATCCTCTTTGACTACGACAAGGCCACCCTGCGTCCGGAGGCAATCCCGATTATCGATGAGCTGGCAGAGCTATTGCGGCGCTATCCTCGGGTGCGGCTGGAAGTGCAGGGCCACACCGATAACATTGGCACACCAGAGTACAACCAACGTCTCTCCGAGGCCCGAGCACAAGCAGTCGTGGAGGCGCTTGTAGAACGCGGCATTGATCGCCGCCGCCTGCGGCCCCGTGGCTTCGGGATGACGATGCCAGTGGCGCCTAACGATACGGAGGAGAATCGCCAGCGAAATCGGCGGACGGTCTTCAAGATCATTGCCAAGTGA
- a CDS encoding MerR family transcriptional regulator — translation MERYYRIGEVARLLGEQPHTLRHWERSFRQPRPRRGPMGERLYSEADIAVLRRIQHLLRVERYTLPQALRIVAEQPIELTGRSHSPFPREVLLTLHATLALFLRLLQRGAVGG, via the coding sequence ATGGAGCGCTACTATCGGATCGGGGAGGTCGCGCGCCTTTTGGGGGAGCAGCCCCACACGCTGCGGCATTGGGAGCGTAGCTTTCGCCAGCCGCGCCCTCGCCGAGGTCCGATGGGGGAACGCCTCTACTCTGAAGCGGATATTGCCGTGCTGCGCCGTATTCAGCATCTACTCCGCGTGGAGCGTTACACTCTGCCGCAGGCTCTGCGTATTGTGGCTGAGCAGCCGATAGAGCTTACGGGACGGTCTCACAGTCCATTCCCTCGTGAGGTTCTTCTTACTCTTCACGCGACACTGGCGCTCTTCCTCCGTCTGCTGCAGCGTGGGGCAGTGGGAGGATGA
- the ssb gene encoding single-stranded DNA-binding protein codes for MAMRSLNKVMLIGNVGREPELRYTPEGVPVVTFRLAMTEVRRGRDGSVREHTEWHTIVAWRELAEVVHRIVQKGSRVYVEGRLHTREFEDRNGNRRREVEIWADTMLLLDRRPRDSGEGASTPESSSSNIAQDYDPDTSAVPDDEVPF; via the coding sequence ATGGCAATGCGCTCGCTCAACAAGGTCATGCTCATCGGTAACGTGGGACGGGAGCCAGAGCTCCGCTATACTCCGGAAGGGGTTCCGGTCGTTACCTTTCGGCTGGCGATGACGGAGGTCCGGCGCGGGCGGGATGGAAGTGTCCGCGAGCATACGGAGTGGCATACGATCGTAGCTTGGCGGGAGCTGGCGGAGGTGGTACACCGGATTGTCCAAAAGGGCTCTCGAGTCTACGTTGAAGGGCGGCTCCACACTCGGGAGTTTGAGGACCGCAATGGCAACCGACGGCGAGAGGTGGAGATTTGGGCTGACACGATGCTGCTCCTCGACCGTCGTCCCCGCGATAGCGGAGAGGGAGCTTCAACGCCCGAGAGCTCGTCTTCAAACATCGCCCAAGACTACGACCCAGATACCTCGGCTGTACCGGATGATGAAGTGCCGTTCTGA
- the glgP gene encoding alpha-glucan family phosphorylase, which yields MLPLRIVVVTPTLPAPLTPLRELAYNYWWCWDSEAQSLFARLDPKLWDEVHHNPLALLQRISQARLSEAARDPDFLAVLQYIYQRFRTYLEAPIRFSAPSGTILGTVAYFCAEYGIHESFPNYAGGLGVLSGDFLKTASDIGIPLVALGLLYQQGYFQQRLAESGWQYELYPANDISLLPLTLVRDETGRPLLISLPFPKGPLYIRIWRMLVGRVPLYLLDTNHEYNSLVEYRDITDRLYGGTIETRIQQELVLGIGGMRALRAMGIRPAVCHLNEGHSVLAAAEWIRQTMEEHSVGFSEALEIVRASTVFVTHTPVPAGNEVFRADLLRHYLEPYAAEIGVRPEQLLQLGQLPSDPAAFSPTVFGLNVAWHRRGVSRLHGKTARHMWHALWPSFPEDEVPIGSINNGVHLPTWVAPEIAHLFDRYIGKRWRSENADPVLWDAVEAIPPQELWRVHETLRKRLISALQERYRTFPATPSLLLNPDALTIGFARRIALYKRPGLLFRDPKRLRRLLCSSERPVQLILAGKAHPQDIPAKETIHSIIRAIVDAGLERHVVFVENYSLELARLLVQGCDLWLNTPRRPQEASGTSGMKAALNGVLHCSTLDGWWDEAYTGMNGFAIGQGEEYTSEEEQDAAEAEQLYDLLEYRIIPLFYERNPEGIPERWVTMMKNAIRTAAAQYSCTRMVRQYAAECYLPAHRARSMLLDSQASLVHSITHWRQRVQEQWPNVRILRVISSADTELSTGALLHVRVEAELGGLSPEDVRVELYAGRVQPEGEMTEPWVIPLEHVSSNGSIHWFAGHLSLEESGQFGYTVRIVPWHPALPSSAELRLCCWAQPWTHVIEDAAPSSLAAGGSSDSQSRKERADT from the coding sequence ATGCTCCCCCTGCGGATCGTCGTTGTGACTCCAACCCTGCCAGCTCCACTGACCCCTTTACGGGAGTTGGCGTACAACTACTGGTGGTGCTGGGACAGTGAGGCACAGAGCCTCTTTGCCCGCTTAGACCCAAAGCTCTGGGATGAGGTCCACCACAACCCCCTTGCGCTCCTGCAGCGTATCTCTCAAGCCCGTCTTAGTGAGGCGGCACGAGACCCAGACTTCTTGGCGGTCCTCCAGTACATCTACCAGCGCTTCCGCACCTACCTGGAAGCCCCTATTCGCTTTTCGGCGCCCTCTGGCACGATACTGGGAACGGTAGCGTACTTCTGTGCTGAATACGGCATCCACGAGAGCTTTCCGAACTACGCCGGTGGCCTCGGGGTGTTATCAGGTGACTTCCTGAAGACCGCTAGCGATATCGGCATCCCACTGGTGGCCCTTGGACTGTTGTACCAGCAGGGATACTTCCAGCAGCGTTTGGCCGAGAGCGGCTGGCAGTACGAACTCTACCCAGCCAATGATATCTCCCTCCTACCGCTCACCTTGGTGCGCGACGAGACTGGTCGACCGTTGCTGATCTCGCTCCCCTTCCCAAAAGGCCCACTCTACATCCGGATTTGGCGGATGCTCGTCGGACGCGTGCCACTCTACCTCTTGGACACCAACCACGAGTACAATTCACTCGTGGAGTATCGGGACATCACTGACCGCCTCTACGGCGGGACGATAGAAACCCGAATCCAGCAAGAGCTCGTGCTAGGAATTGGTGGCATGCGGGCACTCCGTGCTATGGGTATCAGACCGGCCGTCTGCCACCTCAACGAAGGGCACTCCGTGCTTGCCGCCGCAGAATGGATACGGCAGACCATGGAAGAGCACTCTGTGGGATTCTCGGAAGCTCTGGAGATCGTGCGAGCCTCTACAGTCTTCGTCACTCATACCCCTGTCCCCGCAGGGAATGAAGTCTTCCGGGCCGACTTACTGCGCCACTACTTGGAACCGTACGCTGCCGAGATCGGGGTAAGGCCAGAGCAGCTCCTCCAGCTTGGACAGCTCCCTTCCGACCCTGCGGCTTTCAGCCCGACGGTATTCGGACTCAACGTCGCATGGCACCGCCGCGGCGTCAGTCGTCTCCACGGTAAGACAGCACGTCACATGTGGCATGCTCTCTGGCCCTCATTCCCTGAGGATGAGGTCCCCATCGGCTCTATCAACAACGGGGTACATCTGCCGACATGGGTTGCTCCTGAGATTGCCCACCTCTTTGATCGCTATATCGGCAAGCGATGGCGTAGTGAGAATGCTGACCCAGTCCTCTGGGACGCCGTTGAAGCTATCCCACCGCAAGAGCTGTGGAGAGTCCATGAGACCCTCCGCAAGCGCCTCATCAGTGCCCTACAGGAACGATACCGAACCTTTCCAGCAACACCTTCTTTGCTCCTCAATCCCGACGCCCTAACGATTGGATTCGCCCGCCGAATTGCCCTCTACAAACGCCCGGGACTCCTCTTCCGAGACCCGAAGCGTTTGCGTCGCCTCCTCTGTTCGTCCGAGCGCCCAGTGCAGCTCATCTTGGCTGGCAAGGCGCATCCGCAGGACATCCCTGCCAAGGAAACTATCCACAGCATCATCCGTGCGATCGTAGATGCCGGATTAGAGCGCCACGTCGTCTTCGTGGAGAACTACTCTTTAGAGCTAGCCCGCCTGCTCGTCCAAGGCTGTGACCTCTGGCTCAACACTCCCCGCCGCCCGCAGGAGGCTAGCGGCACCAGTGGGATGAAGGCTGCCCTCAACGGTGTCCTCCACTGCAGCACTCTCGATGGCTGGTGGGATGAAGCCTATACAGGAATGAACGGCTTCGCAATCGGGCAGGGGGAAGAGTACACTTCCGAGGAAGAACAGGATGCTGCTGAGGCGGAGCAGCTCTATGACTTGCTAGAGTACCGCATCATTCCGCTCTTCTACGAACGCAACCCCGAAGGCATCCCGGAACGATGGGTAACGATGATGAAGAATGCCATCCGCACTGCTGCGGCCCAGTATTCTTGTACGCGCATGGTGCGACAGTACGCTGCAGAGTGCTATCTCCCTGCACATCGTGCTCGTTCCATGCTCCTCGATTCCCAGGCAAGCCTTGTCCACTCCATAACCCACTGGCGCCAGCGCGTCCAGGAACAGTGGCCAAACGTGCGTATCCTCCGCGTCATTAGCTCCGCCGACACGGAACTGAGCACCGGTGCTCTCCTCCACGTCCGTGTAGAGGCCGAGCTTGGAGGACTCTCCCCCGAAGACGTCCGCGTAGAACTCTATGCTGGACGCGTACAGCCCGAAGGCGAGATGACCGAGCCATGGGTCATCCCCTTGGAACACGTGAGCAGCAATGGAAGCATTCACTGGTTCGCAGGGCACCTCTCCCTGGAAGAGAGTGGTCAGTTCGGTTACACTGTCCGAATCGTCCCCTGGCATCCAGCCCTGCCAAGCTCTGCTGAGCTACGGCTCTGCTGCTGGGCTCAACCCTGGACGCACGTAATAGAAGACGCTGCCCCTTCGTCCCTAGCTGCAGGTGGTAGCTCTGACAGTCAAAGCAGGAAGGAGCGTGCAGACACCTGA
- the hflX gene encoding GTPase HflX, with amino-acid sequence MQTPETRERVFLVGLLRRPLPRSEFLDHLQELEALVHSAGGEVVGVFWQERSAPDVATFIGRGKVEELKPLIHHSGVSAVVFDDELSPVQVRNLERAWGVKVLDRPGVILQIFAMQARTQEAQLQVELAQLQYLLPRLSRLWTHLSRQAGGIGTRGPGETQLETDRRLIRRRIQVLQRKLQQIAQQRAQRRKGREALPRFALVGYTNAGKSTLMRALTGAPVLVADRLFATLDTTVRRFRLPNGQIALLSDTVGFLRKLPPQLIAAFHSTLAEVQEADILIHVVDASHPHFREHIRVVDETLRTLGAHDKPTVLVFNKVDRLIHDRERLRELEVEFSSAVFISAERGINLRRLLLALQQAYEGQTELMTFLIPYTEARTLYGLRTAGELVRQEALEQGMLLQIRCPTAVGERLRQQYALYLHTVIPHHA; translated from the coding sequence GTGCAGACACCTGAGACACGAGAGCGCGTCTTCCTCGTAGGTCTCCTTCGCCGCCCGCTACCACGGTCGGAATTCCTCGATCACCTGCAGGAACTGGAAGCATTGGTCCACAGCGCCGGAGGCGAAGTGGTTGGGGTATTTTGGCAAGAACGCTCTGCTCCAGACGTCGCGACTTTCATCGGGCGTGGGAAGGTTGAAGAGCTGAAGCCCCTCATCCATCACTCCGGAGTCTCCGCCGTCGTCTTCGACGATGAACTTTCGCCGGTGCAGGTCCGCAACCTGGAGCGGGCATGGGGCGTGAAGGTGCTGGATCGGCCCGGGGTCATTCTGCAGATCTTCGCCATGCAAGCCCGCACCCAAGAGGCGCAGCTCCAAGTAGAGTTAGCCCAACTCCAATACCTCCTGCCTCGCCTAAGCCGACTCTGGACCCACCTCTCACGACAGGCTGGTGGGATTGGTACCCGGGGACCTGGTGAAACTCAGCTGGAGACTGACCGTCGTCTCATCCGGCGCCGGATTCAGGTCCTCCAGCGCAAGCTACAGCAGATAGCCCAGCAGCGTGCCCAACGACGTAAAGGGCGGGAGGCACTGCCACGGTTTGCCCTCGTCGGATACACAAATGCTGGCAAATCTACTCTCATGCGGGCCCTGACAGGAGCCCCTGTCCTCGTTGCCGATCGCCTCTTCGCAACACTCGACACTACTGTCCGCCGCTTCCGACTACCCAATGGGCAAATAGCCCTTCTCTCCGATACGGTCGGCTTCCTGCGCAAGCTTCCACCTCAGCTCATCGCTGCCTTCCACAGCACTTTGGCTGAAGTCCAGGAAGCCGACATCCTGATCCATGTCGTTGACGCCTCTCATCCCCACTTCCGAGAGCATATCCGCGTCGTTGACGAAACACTCCGCACGCTGGGAGCCCACGACAAGCCTACTGTCCTAGTGTTCAACAAAGTTGACCGCTTAATCCACGACCGGGAACGCCTTCGAGAGCTAGAGGTGGAGTTCAGCTCAGCAGTCTTCATTTCGGCTGAACGCGGCATCAACCTCCGCCGCCTCCTCCTAGCACTCCAGCAGGCATACGAAGGGCAGACGGAGCTGATGACCTTCCTGATCCCGTACACGGAAGCTCGGACACTCTACGGACTCCGCACTGCTGGTGAGCTCGTACGGCAAGAAGCTCTAGAGCAGGGCATGCTACTCCAGATTCGGTGCCCCACCGCTGTCGGCGAGCGACTACGCCAACAGTACGCCTTGTACCTCCACACTGTGATCCCACACCACGCCTGA